In Scomber japonicus isolate fScoJap1 chromosome 20, fScoJap1.pri, whole genome shotgun sequence, the genomic window CATAAGAATCACAGAGAGAGTCTGAAACAAGGACATGTAGTGATTGAAAGTGTTTCTTGTCTGTGAGGGAAACGGATGAATTTCTGCAACACTAATCCCAGAGCCTCTCCGCGTGTCCGAGGGGATTTAACAGCAAACTGAAACTCTGATGCATCCTGTTGTCGGTGCGGTGAACGATGGGACTTTTTGTTGGGACTTGCATGTGGCGCTGAAGCTGGGAGGCAATCCTTCCTGTCTCATGTTCTGTAACCACCTCCACTGGTCTCCCAGTTTTCTAGTCCACCTTGTCTGAGTCAGTTCTGCCAGTGACTAGCATTCTTGAGGAGTCGTGTCTTTTCCAGAATATCGCTCTTGATTGTGTTGACCAGAATATGAAGAGACAGATTAGTGTGACTGTCTACTCCCTTCTCCATCTAACTTTAGATGgaccaaacccccccccccctcccccctcgaCTCAGAGCAGCTGTATTtgcatatttcattttcttccatTAGCAAAAAGGGATTTATATAGATTACAGAAATATAAGTAAGCACTGAATATCGGGTGCATTTTTGTCACACATCCAGGTAATGACTAGGCGGTAAAGACGGTGGTGCAGGTGTGGGCCAGACGGTCAGTTGCCTTATCCAGTTTCATCCTGGGATGAAACTCAGGTTTTCACATttactaaaaaaagaagaggaagtatATTAGTTGAAAAGCTATATATTCTGCAACGTAATATGGATGTATAAACGTTCACAAACCACACAAAGACAGTTATATAATGAGAAAAACAAGGATTGCTGAGTCCCAGAGCCCTTAAACTCAAGTTGTGTGTTCAATTGCTCTTCCAGACATTAAGTTAATTAGGACATCTCTTGGCTTAATGATACCCAACAGGCTGCCACTGTGTGCATTCAAAAGCAGCACAGATAAGTATCTGCTTGAAGCGAAACGCAAAGTATCACTTAACTGACTGCGGCCCTTATTCATGgatgtatttacagtataacGTATAAGacagctttctttctttacaaGTCATGGAAATCATCACTGACCTGTTATCAGAATCCGTTTTTATTTGCCAGGTACAATAAATGTACAGATATTTGTTTCTTATAGCACGTCAACAACTCAACAAACATACCGACATACATGGTATACATATATGGTACAAGCACAACAACACTTGTCATTTTGTACAAGCAAACAGTGCAAGGCATACAACAGACAGACCATATATCACtctacagaaacacacacagctctctggCATGCAGTCAGTTACAGCTGGAGGCCACCCGTGCAAATGGAGACAGAAAATTGAATCTGATGCAAATGTGATTAATATGTTCTGATCTTTGCGTAGCGTTGACATAGTTCCTAAAGTGCCGCAGTGTGAGAAGACTCGTGAAGGCTTTGTAGCTAGTGAAATATTGTGACAAAACAtgaatggtaataataataataataatacagtcagTCCGATTGTGCGAACAGAGCTAAACTGTTCTATCGTGATGGGTTAAAGAGCAGGTTTTTTGGTGGGCCAGGGTCTCTTAGTTGTCAATTTAGTATTCACAGGCAAAAAACGGAGGAGTTCAGGGGGAATGGATCGTctgtgcacaaatacacaccggTTAAAAAGGTGAGGTTATGGGTTATAGGTCAGATTTGGGACACTCACTGGCCAGGTTGACAATGCAAGCGATGATAATGACCGTCCCTCCTACTAGTGACACCACGGAGAGCATCTTGGCCACACGTCCCAGACGCACTGCGCCATCCAGGTTTCCCTGCTCGAGACTGTTCTTGGACTGTGGGAGGAGATCAAACCATCTGTTAGCTTTGATGTCGTGCGCATACATGTAAGAGTTCGGATAAAAGATCTGCCTCTCACCATGATTGAATAGACAAATCCCACGATGTTGATTGGCCAGACGGGGCAGAAGCAGGCCAGCACGGACAGGAGGAGGTAGTCTTTGACCTTGGTTCGATCCAAGGGCGGGTTGGTGGCGATGCTGGAGTGGCGAGAGAGCGACGGCCTGGGCGAGAAGGCGGTGTAGCCGATGGAGCTCGCCCTGCTGCCCTTCCTGGTCTTGCCATGATGGGGGTAGGAGATGGAGTGTTGTCTTCTGGGTGGAGAGGAGATGACCGGAGAGGTGCTGTCTATGGGCGCTGAGTGGATCCCGTTACCTACACATGAGGGACGAAAAAGGGGCGAGCAAATGTTTGAAACACTGGAAGAagtaaacaaatgtgtgtgtgctctttttCGTGAGCTGGAAGTTGACTTTGCCTGAGCAAGCTGACAAAGCATCTGTGtcacccacccccctcccctcctcccgtccctccatccctccatccctccctccctctccgccAACCATCCGCTGCCTTAATGCAAGGTCAAACTCAGTCACTTACTGTTCTTCAGTTTCTCGTTGATGACTATGACTAGCTCCCCTTTGGATTTGCTGCGGGGGGGCCTTGTGTTGGCCGGGCTGCTGCTGTGGATGAGCTGTTCACCTCTGACTTCGGGGCATGGCACAGTGAGGGGGGCTTGGCTTGACAGAGAACCCTCCTGATCCAGCAGTGATGGTTGTTCCTCCCCGGGCCAAATGGCGGGAGCTGGCATCATGTTCACAGCCATGCTGACAGCAAAATGAAGCCTCTGCTTGTGGTCCGGTCCCGTGTGTGCTTCCTATTGTTACACCTGAGGGTCAGAAAATGGATTTGTAAACAGAGGCTGCTCTCTCTCCCACCCGTTTTGAGCTGATTCAAAAACGTGTAGCTCAAATCCTGTTTATAATCCACTTTGACATCTTCATTTATCCTCATTTTCCACTCTGAATAGTAAATAAACAAGGCTCAATCACTCTTGCATAATAAACAGGATCAAGGTAAACAGATCATGATCCACTAGATATCAGGCCTCAACTGTGCTCAAGAGAtcttaaaaacagcaaatgtgCTTCCTCACATGAGAGAAAGCAGGTCACAATGACATGAGGAGTACAAAGGCATGGCAGATGGAGGCAAGTTCCTTTGAAAGGATGGTAGCAGCCATAGTCTCCATGCAGGTGTGTACATACCATTATTTCATCATGTGTACACAAGCGTAAACGGGCCGGTTGGTAGGCGAAGAACAATAGTGAGCAGTCAAAATGATGAAGGATGGAGACAAAGGGGGGGAAATAGTCGGATATGATTGCTGCTCGTTAATTAGCTGATTTGAATTCAGTGGATGTGAACTGCTGAATTGCAACGAtaagcagaaaaacaaacacatgcagcttCATTGGATTCTCGCATTTAAAGCAGACATGCGATTTTGAATGAC contains:
- the LOC128381121 gene encoding trafficking regulator of GLUT4 1-like; its protein translation is MAVNMMPAPAIWPGEEQPSLLDQEGSLSSQAPLTVPCPEVRGEQLIHSSSPANTRPPRSKSKGELVIVINEKLKNSNGIHSAPIDSTSPVISSPPRRQHSISYPHHGKTRKGSRASSIGYTAFSPRPSLSRHSSIATNPPLDRTKVKDYLLLSVLACFCPVWPINIVGFVYSIMSKNSLEQGNLDGAVRLGRVAKMLSVVSLVGGTVIIIACIVNLASECPKSDL